One genomic segment of Virgibacillus doumboii includes these proteins:
- a CDS encoding DUF4181 domain-containing protein codes for MVEPIIWKKLVIALAIFLILSFASDTVMRKWLKVERKKFFSYNHVNDQHKKIDFTIRISSVILLLFGSTYNSLKEPAERIWFLDIWFIILMFIVVSETARAIMEWKYATNRKAYILTLYQLGFIVVFLFLFFTTDFFGLF; via the coding sequence ATGGTAGAACCAATAATATGGAAGAAATTGGTTATTGCGCTGGCAATTTTTTTAATATTATCCTTTGCGTCCGATACAGTCATGAGAAAATGGCTAAAAGTTGAGAGAAAGAAATTTTTCTCCTATAACCATGTAAATGACCAGCATAAAAAAATTGATTTCACCATTAGGATTTCTTCTGTAATCCTTCTATTATTCGGATCAACCTATAACAGCTTGAAAGAACCTGCAGAAAGAATTTGGTTTTTGGATATATGGTTCATAATACTTATGTTTATCGTAGTATCTGAAACAGCTAGAGCTATTATGGAGTGGAAATATGCAACAAATCGGAAGGCTTATATTCTAACTCTTTATCAATTAGGGTTTATAGTTGTATTTCTGTTTTTATTTTTTACAACTGACTTTTTCGGCTTGTTTTGA
- a CDS encoding 2'-5' RNA ligase family protein: MQYFIGIVPPEEYLKKISKFRQKWKNHRIDEVVEPHITLKAQGGLTPDEKWLEKVRGVCENFAAFQISLDRPEFFGEDILYLSVKSTELMEIHKNIVRAISPSADLVKQYFELDDFVPHMTLGKAGYGLSKQELKDMARLAESKLAPYPTFDVNFVRVYREIEGEYVKYLDISLREGF, from the coding sequence ATGCAATACTTCATTGGCATTGTACCACCGGAAGAATACTTAAAAAAGATAAGCAAGTTTAGGCAGAAGTGGAAAAATCATCGAATCGATGAGGTCGTTGAACCTCATATAACTCTCAAAGCACAGGGTGGTTTAACTCCGGATGAAAAGTGGCTGGAAAAAGTTAGAGGTGTCTGCGAAAACTTTGCTGCCTTTCAAATTTCACTGGACCGGCCGGAATTTTTTGGAGAAGATATACTGTATTTAAGTGTAAAGTCTACAGAACTTATGGAAATTCATAAAAATATAGTTAGAGCAATTTCGCCTTCTGCAGATTTGGTAAAACAATACTTTGAACTTGATGATTTTGTGCCACATATGACTTTAGGCAAAGCCGGTTACGGATTATCAAAACAGGAACTAAAGGATATGGCAAGGCTGGCAGAAAGTAAACTTGCTCCTTACCCGACCTTTGATGTGAACTTTGTGAGGGTTTACCGGGAAATTGAAGGTGAGTATGTGAAGTATTTAGACATTTCCTTGCGGGAGGGGTTCTAA
- a CDS encoding GNAT family N-acetyltransferase yields the protein MIDLSNKPVIMGDKVILSPFKNDDIPFMEECVKDPIVLKYTGSSSEFNREKFTNWYHTRNEQSDRLDLAIVDKSQNIVVGEVVVNLYDERNESMNYRILIGHRGRDRGLGKESTQLLVDYIFMNTKLNQLTLSVFDFNPRAKSVYEKVGFVFDSVDKNDLEFEGEWIDSINMKLTREIWKKRHRYLGS from the coding sequence ATGATAGATTTAAGCAATAAGCCAGTAATAATGGGGGATAAAGTAATTCTGAGCCCATTTAAGAATGATGACATTCCCTTTATGGAGGAGTGTGTAAAAGACCCTATCGTTTTAAAATATACGGGAAGCTCATCTGAATTTAATAGAGAAAAGTTTACAAATTGGTATCACACAAGAAATGAACAATCTGATCGATTGGATCTGGCCATTGTTGATAAATCCCAAAATATCGTAGTTGGAGAAGTAGTAGTCAATTTGTATGATGAGAGAAATGAGAGTATGAATTATAGAATACTAATTGGGCACAGAGGAAGAGACCGTGGACTTGGAAAAGAATCTACGCAACTACTGGTCGATTATATTTTTATGAATACGAAACTGAATCAATTAACTTTAAGTGTTTTTGACTTTAATCCACGTGCAAAAAGCGTTTATGAAAAGGTTGGTTTTGTTTTTGATAGTGTGGATAAAAATGATTTGGAGTTTGAAGGGGAATGGATCGATTCAATAAATATGAAACTGACACGGGAGATTTGGAAAAAGAGACATCGTTATTTAGGGAGTTGA